Proteins from a single region of Primulina tabacum isolate GXHZ01 chromosome 5, ASM2559414v2, whole genome shotgun sequence:
- the LOC142544181 gene encoding uncharacterized protein LOC142544181, with amino-acid sequence MAPGRKGRKGKKVVQESEAPNVRGLNETDWGRRGRRPRGEARNANVEHEVDQLTKGMGEMELVISRFQNMCPPRFFGNEDGEKAIAWLKNMKRLFNMLEYTPDLQLKLAICQLKDRAQLWWETTEEALKESGERVTWDVFCAQFAREYSPPSYYSAKEAEFNRLTQGNMTVVEYVSQFSALLAYVPHVASSDRNKLSHFMQGLNRIICTSVVAVAPVNYADAVEKAKNVEASLLLAEPQSVQPGFPQSFGGNVSMPVGAPLYRPLLSYHPTQSYQQPKQQNFKAKGKQFKKQTRSSSSSSGSQRGSSVGSPGGVFCDRCGGKHFSTQCTGVHESCNICGQVGHYARFGQGFRGQATRPFVPTQSFQQSSYLQPRGSAQQRFPGPQQARVHALTQDQVQDAPGGVIAGICLIFDHPARILIDTGASHSFVSVVFADEHEIVATPLIDTVSVSTPAGVCLMSHEIILNCVIRFDDNIMITNLIKLDMSDFDCILGMDTLSNYRATVDCFHGVVRFRPYYGSKWNFYGSDSQSRIPLVSAMEMFRILSTGNEGFVIYAVDATQGKRFEVSDIPVVKEFPDVFPDEIPGFPPQREIDFSIELVSGTNPISRAPYRLAPAELKELKEQLHDLLEKGYIRPSMSPWGAPLQSTSVYSKIDLRSGYHQLRVREKDVPMTAFRTRYYRRFIEGFSIIARPMTQLTQKDRRFVWTDECESSFQTLKEKLTTAPVLALPSGSGGYVVCSDASLNGLGCVLMQNGPVIAYASRQLKPHETRYPVHDLELAAIFVIYSDHKSLKYLFSQPDLNMRQRRWMELLKDFDCEIQYQPGRMNLVADALSRKVHNAMLTSLTISKVHEHLGTSGWTYQISQTEKFSVASDGSLRFNGRLVVPNLIDLKEAILREAHCSRHSIHPGIRKMYHTLRAHYWWEGMKKDISHFVAKCLTCQQVKAERMRPGGMLHSLEVPQWNWEHIAMYFVTHLPRSNRGCDVIWVIVDRLSKSAHFIPYDRTCTYMKMAKLYIDHIVRLHGVPVTIGMAPFEALYGRNCRSPICWEDVGERQMSRPEFIQEMKDKVELIRKRMKAAQDRQASYANKRRRPLEFQVGDYVFLKVSPFRGTMRFGHKGKLAPRYSGPYMIVERIGTLAYRLDLPQSLSLIHNVFHVSMLRKYEPDPSHILNVEDVELDSSLSYVEHPVQILDRKERQLRSKTIPLVLVQWSRHGREEST; translated from the exons ATGGCACCTGGTCGTAAGGGCAGAAAAGGAAAGAAAGTTGTTCAGGAATCTGAAGCTCCTAATGTTAGAGGACTTAACGAGACTGATTGGGGAAGACGAGGTCGTCGTCCTCGTGGTGAAGCACGAAATGCTAACGTTGAGCATGAAGTGGATCAGTTGACTAAAGGAATGGGTGAAATGGAACTAGTGATATCCCGATTTCAGAACATGTGTCCTCCTCGATTCTTTGGGAATGAAGATGGTGAGAAAGCTATAGCATGGTTAAAAAATATGAAGCGTTTGTTCAATATGTTGGAGTACACTCCTGACTTGCAGCTTAAGTTGGCTATTTGTCAATTAAAAGACCGGGCCCAGTTATGGTGGGAAACTACTGAGGAAGCTTTGAAAGAATCAGGTGAAAGagttacttgggatgtattttgTGCTCAGTTTGCTCGAGAGTATTCACCGCCTTCGTACTATTCGGCCAAGGAAGCTGAATTCAATAGATTGACTCAAGGTAATATGACTGTAGTGGAGTATGTCTCTCAATTTTCAGCGCTTCTTGCCTATGTTCCTCATGTTGCTAGCAGTGATCGGAACAAGCTATCGCATTTTATGCAAGGATTGAATCGAATCATTTGTACTTCAGTAGTCGCTGTAGCACCTGTTAATTACGCCGATGCCGTTGAGAAAGCCAAGAATGTGGAGGCGAGTTTACTTTTGGCAGAACCACAGTCAGTTCAACCAGGTTTTCCTCAGAGTTTCGGAGGTAATGTGTCGATGCCAGTGGGTGCACCATTATACCGTCCTTTACTGTCGTACCATCCTACGCAGTCTTATCAACAACCAAAGCAGCAAAATTTTAAGGCCaaaggaaaacagttcaagaaacaGACTCGTAGTAGTTCTTCTAGTTCTGGCAGTCAGCGTGGAAGTTCAGTTGGGTCCCCAGGTGGAGTATTTTGTGATCGTTGTGGTGGTAAGCATTTCAGCACTCAGTGTACGGGAGTTCACGAATCTTGTAATATTTGTGGGCAAGTTGGACAttatgctaga TTTGGTCAGGGTTTTAGAGGACAAGCAACTAGGCCTTTTGTTCCGACTCAGTCTTTTCAGCAGTCTAGCTATCTTCAGCCTAGAGGTTCTGCACAGCAGCGTTTCCCAGGGccacagcaggctcgagttcaTGCTTTAACCCAAGATCAAGTTCAAGATGCACCGGGTGGAGTTATCGCAGGTATCTGTCTTATTTTTGATCATCCCGCTCGTATACTGATAgacacaggagcatctcattcatttgtATCTGTTGTATTTGctgatgagcatgagattgttGCTACTCCGTTGATAGATACTGTGTCAGTCTCTACACCTGCTGGTGTATGTTTGATGTCTCATGAGATAATTCTGAATTGTGTTATTAGATTTGatgataatattatgataactaATCTCATCAAGCTGGATATGTCTGACTTCGACTGTATTCTGGGAATGGATACTCTGTCTAATTATCGAGCTACCGTCGATTGTTTCCATggagttgtcagattcagaccgtaTTATGGCAGTAAATGGAATTTTTACGGTAGTGATTCGCAATCACGTATTCCATTAGTGTCAGCAATGGAGATGTTTAGAATCTTGTCGACAGGAAATGAAGGATTCGTGATCTATGCAGTTGATGCGACACAGGGAAAAAGATTTGAAGTTTCTGATATTCCTGTTGTCAAGGAATTCcctgatgtatttcccgatgaaatTCCTGGATTTCCACCCCAGAGGGAAATTGATTTTAGCATTGAGTTGGTGTCCGGGACAAATCCTATTTCGAGGGCACCATACCGTTTGGCTCCAGCAGAATTGAAAGAGCTCAAAGAACAATTACACGACTTACTAGAAAAAGGCTATATTAGACCAAGTatgtcaccttggggagctccg ttgcaaagTACATCAGTGTATTCAAAGATCGATCTCCGTTCTGGCTACCATCAGCTTAGAGTTCGAGAGAAAGATGTTCCGATGACAGCATTTCGAACac GATACTATAGGCGTttcattgaaggattttctattATAGCAAGGCCTATGACTCAATTAACGCAAAAAGATCGACGTTTTGTGTGGACTGATGAATGTGAGTCAAGTTTTCAGACTTTGAAGGAAAAGTTGACAACAGCTCCAGTGCTAGCTTTGCCATCAGGCTCAGGTGGATATGTTGTTTGTTCAGATGCATCTCTAAATGGACTTGGATGTGTTCTAATGCAAAATGGGCCAGTGattgcatatgcttctcgtcagttgaagccgCATGAAACCCGATATCCAGTTCATGACTTAGagttggctgccatt TTTGTGATTTATTCGGATCACAAGAGCCTTAAATATCTTTTCTCACAGCCTgacttgaacatgagacaacgtCGATGGATGGAGttacttaaagactttgattgtgagattcagtatcaacCAGGGCGAATGAATCTTGTTGCAGATGCTCTCAGCAGGAAAGTTCATAATGCTATGCTGACATCTTTGACTATCTCTAAAGTTCACGAGCACTTGGGAACTTCAGGATGGACTTATCAGATCA GTCAGACAGAAAAGTTTAGTGTTGCTTCAGATGGCAGTCTGCGCTTTAATGGTAGACTTGTGGTTCCTAATTTGATAGATCTGAAAGAAGCTATACTACGggaagcacattgtagtcgaCACAGTATTCACCCAGGAATTCGAAAGATGTATCATACCTTGAGAGCTCATTATTGGTgggaaggtatgaagaaagatatttctcaTTTTGTGGCTAAATGCTTAACGTGTCAACAAgttaaagccgagagaatgagacCTGGTGGAATGTTACATAGTCTTGAAGTACCGCAGTGGAACTGGGAGCACATTGCTATgtattttgtgactcatttacctcgttctaACCGGGGTTGTGATGTGATTTGGGTGATTGTCGATAGATTgtctaaatcagctcattttatTCCCTATGATCGTACTTGTACTTACATGAAAATGGCGAAGCTGTACATTGATCATAtagtgagattgcatggtgtgcca GTAACAATcggtatggcaccatttgaagctttgtatggaagaAATTGCAGATCGCCGATATGTTGGGAAGACGTAGGAGAAAGACAGATGTCAAGACCAGAATTTATTCAAGAGATGAAAGATAAAGTTGAATTGATCAGGAAAAGGATGAAAGCAGCCCAAGATCGTCAAGCcagttatgctaataaaaggcgTAGACCTTTAGAGTTCCAAGTGGGcgattatgttttcttgaaagtatcaccATTCCGGGGTACCATGAGATTCGGACATAAAGGGAAGTTAGCTCCGCGTTATAGTGGTCCGTATATGATTGTTGAAAGGATTGGCACATTGGCGTATCGTTTAGATTTGCCGCAGAGTTTGTCTTTGATAcataatgtgtttcatgtatctatgttgcggaagtatgagccaGATCCGTCTCATATCTTGAATGTCGAGGATGTGGAGTTGGACAGTTCCCTTAGCTATGTTGAACATCCAGTGCAAATTTTGGACCGTAAGGAAAGACAGCTCAGGAGCAAGACGATTCCATTGGTTTTGGTACAATGGAGTAGACATGGAAGAGAAGAATCTACATGA
- the LOC142547024 gene encoding 2-oxoglutarate-dependent dioxygenase 19-like has protein sequence MASSLTCIKKLSESLNISSNIPSTYVHFKDPVETTALDPQDSIPKIDISLLTSDDTDQRSKAIHDLDKACQEWGFFMAVNHGIPEELLQKMIEISEEFFNLGEEEKPEFDPKNVMEPIRYGTSFNTAQEKVHCWRDFLKLFVHPHFHSPQKPEAFRDVLAEYCARARELVRKLVRGVSQSLGLDEGEMEEALNLASGFQLFSANLYPPCPQPELALGMTPHSDHGLFTLLIQNGVGGLQIQHDAVWVSVNAIPGSILVNVADHLEIFSNGKYKSVLHRAVVNNGKTRISIAIANSPSLDTVVSPCPKLVQTESGRGLAYVPMKYKEYLLTQQSNRLDGKARLEEVKALDD, from the exons ATGGCGTCAAGCTTAACCTGCATCAAAAAGCTTTCAGAATCTCTAAATATCAGCTCCAATATACCTTCCACTTATGTCCACTTCAAGGATCCCGTAGAAACCACTGCTTTGGACCCTCAAGATTCAATCCCAAAAATTGATATCTCCCTACTCACCTCCGATGATACGGATCAAAGGTCCAAAGCCATCCACGACCTGGACAAAGCTTGTCAAGAATGGGGCTTCTTCATG GCAGTAAATCATGGAATACCCGAAGAATTACTGCAAAAGATGATTGAGATTAGTGAGGAATTCTTCAATCtcggggaagaagagaagccagAATTCGATCCCAAGAATGTGATGGAGCCCATCAGATATGGAACAAGCTTCAACACTGCTCAGGAGAAGGTTCACTGCTGGAGGGATTTCTTGAAGTTGTTCGTGCATCCCCATTTTCATTCTCCTCAAAAACCAGAAGCTTTCAG GGATGTCCTAGCGGAATACTGCGCAAGAGCACGGGAGCTGGTGCGTAAATTGGTGCGAGGGGTATCGCAAAGTTTGGGCCTCGATGAAGGTGAAATGGAGGAAGCGTTGAATTTGGCATCGGGTTTTCAGCTTTTCAGCGCAAATTTGTATCCGCCATGCCCGCAACCTGAACTTGCACTGGGCATGACACCACATTCGGACCACGGGCTTTTCACACTTCTGATACAGAATGGAGTTGGGGGACTACAGATTCAACATGACGCGGTATGGGTTAGTGTCAACGCCATCCCCGGCTCTATCTTGGTCAACGTCGCTGATCATCTCGAG ATATTTAGTAACGGGAAATACAAAAGCGTGTTGCACCGAGCTGTTGTGAACAATGGAAAGACTAGGATTTCCATCGCCATTGCAAACAGTCCATCGCTGGACACGGTGGTTTCCCCTTGTCCAAAACTTGTGCAAACAGAATCAGGACGTGGGCTAGCGTATGTTCCCATGAAGTATAAGGAATACCTATTAACCCAACAAAGCAACAGACTTGATGGGAAAGCCAGATTGGAAGAAGTCAAGGCCTTGGATGACTAG
- the LOC142547028 gene encoding zinc finger CCCH domain-containing protein 40-like: protein MAHRLLRDAEADGWERTDFPIVCESCLGDNPYVRMTKADYDKECKICSRPFTVFRWRPGRDARYKKTEICQTCCKLKNVCQVCLLDLEYGLPVQVRDTALSIDSNDAIPKSDVNREYFAEEHDRKARAGIDYESSHGKVRPSDTILKLQRTTPYYKRNRAHVCSFFIRGQCTRGPECPYRHEMPETGELSQQNIKDRYYGINDPVALKLLGKAGEMPSLEPPEDESIRTLYVGGLDARITEQDLRDHFYAHGEIESVKMVLQRACAFVTYTTREGTERAAEELANKLVIKGLRLKLLWGKPQAPKPESEGSDQASQQAAVAHSGLLPRAVISQQQTLQPNDIQNQPPMPYFNIPPLPEQDRAYYPSMDPQRMGALIPSHEGSSSAAGLGGSYESKSGSDQMQQQAQQYGYSNVPPPNIQFYPPYHPQYGYMPPPILPPRQQYPQPPYPGPRPPLPHPDGDQASFNTKAPTGASQLP, encoded by the exons ATGGCGCATAGGCTGCTCAGAGACGCGGAAGCCGATGGATGGGAGCGGACTGATTTCCCGATTGTGTGTGAATCATGCCTCGGCGACAATCCATACGTTCGAATG ACAAAAGCAGATTATGACAAGGAGTGCAAGATATGTTCGAGACCATTCACAGTTTTTAGATGGAGGCCTGGTCGCGATGCAAGATACAAAAAGACGGAGATTTGCCAAACTTGCTGCAAGCTGAAAAATGTTTGTCAAGTATGCCTGCTAGATCTGGAATATGGCCTGCCAGTTCAAGTTAGAGATACTGCCCTCAGTATCGATTCAAATGATGCCATTCCAAAGAGCGACGTAAATAGGGAATATTTCGCAGAGGAGCATGACCGCAAG GCAAGAGCCGGGATTGATTATGAATCTTCACATGGGAAGGTGCGCCCTAGCGATACCATCTTGAAACTTCAGAGAACCACTCCATACTACAAGAGAAACCGAGCTCATGTTTGCAGTTTCTTTATTCGAGGTCAATGTACTAGAGGTCCTGAATGTCCTTATAGGCATGAGATGCCTGAAACTGGGGAGTTGTCTCAACAGAATATCAAAGACCGTTACTATGG AATTAACGATCCAGTGGCATTGAAGTTGCTTGGCAAGGCTGGAGAAATGCCTTCTCTGGAGCCTCCTGAAGATGAAAGCATTAGAACACTGTATGTTGGTGGGCTTGATGCAAGAATTACCGAGCAGGATTTAAGAGACCATTTCTATGCGCATGGAGAAATTGAATCCGTAAAGATGGTTCTCCAACGTGCTTGTGCTTTTGTGACTTACACAACAAGAGAAGGCACAGAGAGGGCCGCTGAAGAACTTGCAAACAAGCTAGTTATTAAAGGCTTGAGGCTGAAGCTGCTCTGGGGTAAACCACAAGCACCGAAGCCTGAATCTGAAGGCTCTGaccaagcaagccaacaagcaGCAGTAGCCCACAGTGGATTGTTGCCTAGGGCAGTCATATCACAGCAGCAAACTCTTCAGCCCAATGATATACAAAACCAGCCTCCTATGCCGTACTTCAACATTCCTCCGCTGCCTGAACAAGATCGAGCATATTATCCTTCGATGGATCCTCAAAGAATGGGTGCACTCATTCCATCTCATGAGGGGTCTTCCAGTGCAGCTGGCCTTGGAGGATCATATGAAAGTAAAAGTGGTTCAGATCAGATGCAGCAACAAGCTCAGCAATATGGTTACTCGAATGTGCCTCCCCCCAATATTCAATTCTATCCGCCATATCATCCACAATATGGATATATGCCACCTCCCATACTTCCACCTCGGCAACAATACCCTCAGCCACCTTATCCAGGGCCGCGGCCTCCTTTACCTCATCCTGATGGTGACCAGGCATCTTTTAATACGAAAGCTCCAACTGGGGCATCCCAACTACCATAA
- the LOC142547025 gene encoding BRAP2 RING ZnF UBP domain-containing protein 1-like yields MHLRTALCENEERRNGGSVQTYSVFIWLENQLAADGFYCSFSGKRFKPSESFEYTESGELACIPLPDYTELPSCSVCLERLDPDASGIQSTLCDHSFQCACASKWTYLSCQVYRLCQHVEKAIFLRTHDLQYKLEKYAEEKKAVEDASFQFSEESLTKRQELLQIKLRDLEERERLSLE; encoded by the exons ATGCATTTGAGAACAGCTTTATGCGAGAACGAA GAACGAAGGAATGGAGGATCGGTACAGACGTACAGCGTGTTCATATGGTTAGAAAATCAGTTGGCTGCTGATGGATTCTACTGTAGTTTCAGTGGGAAGAGATTCAAGCCATCCGAG TCATTTGAGTATACTGAATCAGGTGAACTTGCTTGCATACCTCTACCTGATTATACTGAATTGCCATCATGTTCAGTTTGTCTCG aaagatTGGATCCAGATGCTAGTGGAATACAGAGCACGCTGTGTGACCATTCATTTCAATGTGCTTGTGCTTCGAAGTGGACCTATTTGTCTTGCCAG GTATATCGACTTTGTCAGCATGTTGAAAAGGCCATATTTTTAAGGACCCATGATTTACAATATAAATTAGAAAAATATGCAGAGGAAAAGAAGGCTGTCGAAGATGCGAGCTTCCAATTCTCTG AGGAATCACTTACAAAAAGACAAGAACTCCTGCAGATTAAGTTGAGGGACCTGGAGGAAAG GGAAAGATTGTCTCTCGAGTAG
- the LOC142547027 gene encoding putative protein S-acyltransferase 23, with protein sequence MASSEIEVVTVGSEQKPSDGNPNQEVDIIDVFSASAYGDFVKLRKVVENDGVSVSQPDGNGYYPLQWAALNNFADIAQYIVEHGGNVNAKDNTEQTALHWAAVRGSIAAADVLMQNGARVEAGDINGYRAVHVAAQYGQTTFLNHIIAKHHADFDVPDNDGRSPLHWAAYKGYADTIRLLLFRDACQGRQDKEGCTPLHWAALRGHVDACSVLVHAGTKEELMVKDKAGNTPLDLASDKGHRHIAVFLSNARSALSKRWKDRVCSGKGGEVGYAPVLFSAIVVSTILFITSVLFAPNLTKVTAFVALWGWTGVSLAVGSLFMFARCSSKDPGYLKTGMTTQSNASEDPLLNIDLNDSSIWAGNWSQLCPTCKIIRPVRSKHCPTCKRCVEQFDHHCPWISNCVGKRNKRDFVVFLCMGFMTALTGGMVALERIWTSVPLLQTGETWIRLVLLNNPGMIAFLVMDASILISAATLLSFQSIQVARNITTNELANAIRYGYLRGPDGRFRNPYNHGCWKNCSDFLIHGYTNDDEVAWPSLQHPTR encoded by the exons ATGGCGTCATCAGAAATCGAAGTCGTAACCGTCGGCAGTGAACAAAAACCTTCCGACGGAAACCCTAATCAAGAAGTCGACATCATAGACGTTTTCTCAGCTTCGGCATACGGTGACTTCGTCAAGCTCCGGAAAGTCGTCGAAAACGATGGAGTTTCGGTCTCCCAACCCGACGGAAACGGCTACTATCCCCTGCAGTGGGCCGCTCTCAACAATTTTGCGGATATTGCTCAGTACATCGTTGAA CATGGTGGAAATGTGAATGCCAAGGATAACACTGAGCAGACAGCATTGCATTGGGCCGCTGTTCGCGGTTCGATTGCTGCGGCTGATGTGTTGATGCAGAACGGGGCGCGTGTCGAGGCTGGTGACATTAATGGTTACCGG GCTGTTCATGTTGCTGCTCAATATGGGCAGACAACATTCCTAAATCACATTATTGCCAAGCATCATGCTGATTTTGATGTACCTGATAATGATGGAAGAAGCCCTCTTCATTG GGCTGCATACAAGGGATATGCTGATACTATTAGATTGCTTCTATTTAGAGATGCTTGCCAAGGAAGACAAGATAAAGAAG GTTGTACACCTCTGCACTGGGCTGCATTGAGAGGACATGTTGATGCATGCTCTGTGCTTGTACATGCTGGCACTAAGGAGGAATTAATGGTGAAAGACAAAGCAGGAAACACCCCCCTGGATCTTGCTTCTGATAAAGGTCATCGGCATATCGCAGTTTTCCTT TCAAATGCACGGAGTGCACTGAGCAAACGTTGGAAAGATAGAGTTTGTTCAGGAAAAGGAGGGGAAGTTGGTTACGCTCCTGTTCTCTTTTCTGCTATAGTTGTTAGCACGATTCTCTTTATTACCTCAGTCCTTTTTG CTCCTAATCTTACAAAGGTTACTGCGTTTGTTGCACTTTGGGGCTGGACCGGGGTTTCTCTTGCAGTTGGTTCTTTATTTATGTTTGCACGCTGCAGTAG TAAAGATCCCGGTTATTTAAAAACAGGAATGACAACCCAGTCTAATGCATCAGAG GATCCTTTGTTGAACATTGATCTGAACGATAGCTCTATTTGGGCAGGGAACTGGTCTCAGCTTTGCCCTACTTGCAAG ATAATAAGACCTGTTCGCTCAAAGCATTGTCCTACGTGTAAGCGCTGCGTGGAGCAGTTTGACCATCACTGTCCCTGGATCTCAAATTGCGTGGGGAAG AGGAATAAGCGGGACTTTGTCGTGTTTCTCTGCATGGGGTTTATGACAGCATTGACTGGTGGAATGGTTGCTCTAGAAA GAATTTGGACATCAGTACCACTCTTGCAAACTGGGGAAACGTGGATTAGGCTTGTGCTTTTAAATAATCCTGGCATGATTGCTTTCTTGGTCATGGATGCGAGTATCTTAATTTCTGCTGCGACTTTACTTTCGTTTCAATCAATACAG GTTGCTCGGAATATCACCACCAATGAATTAGCCAATGCTATACGCTATGGTTATCTGCGTGGCCCAGATGGGCGGTTTCGCAACCCGTATAATCATGGTTGTTGGAAGAATTGCTCAGATTTTCTCATACATGGCTACACAAACGATGATGAGGTTGCTTGGCCTTCTCTGCAGCATCCTACTAGgtag
- the LOC142547029 gene encoding coatomer subunit delta-2-like: MVVLAASIISKSGKAIVSRQFVDMSRIRIEGYLAAFPKLVGTGKQHTYVETENVRYVYQPIESLYLLLVTNKQSNILEDLETLRLLSKLVPEYSYTLDEEGIGNTAFEILFAFDEVISLGHRENVTVAQVKQYCEMESHEEKLHKLVLQSKINETKDVMKRKASEIDKSKIEKNRGEKGGFMSLQSMGSGRIDTGFGSDTSISSNSGGFGSGSVFGLSTDLEPQSSNSKGRPPASASAPPKGLGMKLGKMQRTNQFLESLKAEGEVIVEDVRPSIGQSKPVAPPPSDPVTLTVEEKLNVTLKQDGGLGSFDLQGTLSLQILNQDDGLIQVQVETGGNPGILFKTHPNVNKELFSGENILGLKDPNRPFPTGDGVSLLKWRMQSADESFVPLSINCWPSVSGNETYVNLEYEVPPMFDLQNVVISIPVLALREPPRVQQIDGEWRYDSRKSILEWAIVLIDNSNRSGSMEFVIPAVDTSELFPISVCFTSTSTFSDLKVVNVLPLKGGNPPKYSQRTLLSTENYQVV; the protein is encoded by the exons ATG GTTGTGCTTGCCGCTAGCATTATTAGTAAATCTGGCAAAG CCATTGTTTCAAGGCAGTTCGTTGATATGTCTCGGATACGAATTGAGGGATACCTTGCAGCCTTCCCCAAATTGGTTGGAACAGGAAAACAGCACACATATGTTGAGACCGAAAATGTCCGTTATGTCTACCAGCCGATAGAATCCCTGTACTTGCTTCTTGTCACAAATAAACAGAGCAACAtacttgaagatttggagacattgaGGCTACTTTCAAAGCTT GTTCCTGAATATTCTTATACACTAGATGAAGAGGGCATTGGCAATACCGCTTTTGAGATTCTTTTTGCATTTGACGAGGTCATCTCTCTTGGGCACAGAGAAAATGTTACGGTTGCACAAGTCAAACAGTACTGTGAGATGGAAAGTCATGAAGAAAAATTGCACAAGCTGGTATTACAAAGCAAGATCAACGAGACTAAGGATGTCATGAAGCGTAAAGCTAGTGAAATTGACAAAAGCAAG ATTGAGAAGAATAGGGGTGAGAAAGGAGGATTCATGTCTTTGCAGTCAATGGGTTCTGGAAGAATTGACACTGGCTTTGGCAGTGACACCAGCATATCTAGTAATAGTGGTGGTTTTGGAAGTGGTTCTGTCTTTGGATTAAGCACAGACTTGGAACCCCAATCCTCTAATTCTAAAG GTCGTCCACCAGCATCTGCATCAGCTCCACCAAAAGGTCTTGGTATGAAGCTTGGGAAAATGCAAAGGACCAACCAATTTTTGGAATCTCTCAAAGCTGAAGGTGAAGTGATTGTTGAAGATGTGAGACCAAGTATTGGTCAGTCCAAACCAGTTGCACCACCACCAAGTGATCCTGTTACATTAACTGTTGAAGAAAAGCTTAATGTAACTTTGAAGCAGGATGGTGGTCTTGGAAGCTTTGATTTACAGGGTACCCTGTCACTCCAAATACTTAACCAAGATGATGGACTCATCCAAGTTCAG gTTGAAACTGGTGGCAATCCAGGAATCCTTTTTAAAACACACCCCAATGTCAACAAAGAACTGTTTTCGGGTGAAAATATACTAGGTCTCAAGGATCCAAATAGGCCATTTCCTACTGGTGATGGTGTTAGTCTGTTGAAGTGGAGAATGCAAAGTGCGGATGAGTCTTTTGTGCCATTATCAA TTAACTGCTGGCCCTCTGTTTCTGGAAATGAAACCTATGTAAACTTGGAGTATGAAGTTCCACCAATGTTTGATCTACAAAATGTTGTCATTTCAATTCCTGTTCTTGCTCTTCGTGAACCACCACGAGTACAACAGATTGATGGGGAGTGGAG GTATGATTCCAGAAAGTCTATTTTAGAGTGGGCTATCGTGCTTATTGATAACTCGAATCGCAG TGGATCCATGGAATTTGTAATTCCTGCTGTAGACACTTCTGAGCTTTTCCCAATTTCTGTGTGTTTTACTTCTACAAGCACTTTCAGTGATCTCAAG GTTGTCAACGTTTTACCACTGAAGGGAGGGAATCCGCCAAAATATTCCCAGAGAACACTGCTTTCTACAGAAAATTACCAAGTTGTCTAA